CGCGATCCCGCTGGTGACGAGCCTCGTCAGGCTCTTGGCTGAGCTGTTCTGAGGCGTCCGGCTACCCGGACCGCGGCGGGCCGTCAAGGACCGTGGGACGGTACTCGAGGATCTGGATGCGGTTGTCCAGGGTACGGGCCTCGATCAGTTCCAGGGTGACGTCGGGGTAGCCGTCGTAGATGCGTTCCTGTCCGGTTGCGCCCGTGATGACCGGAAAGATCCCCACGCGGAACCGACTCACCAGGCCCTCCTCCAGTAGAGCCCGACACAGCTGCAGGCTGCCGATGGTGCGGAGGTTGACGCCGTCCTCGAGCAGGTCGCGGATCGCCATGAGGGGTTCCTTGTCGATGAGGACGGTGTTGCGCCAGGCGAAGGGTTCCAGGAGTGTCGATGAGACGAGGTACTTGGTGGTGTCGGCGAGTTGCTCGGTGCCCGGTTCC
The DNA window shown above is from Tessaracoccus defluvii and carries:
- a CDS encoding dihydrofolate reductase family protein, whose amino-acid sequence is MDGTLLVDFITSLDGYGAAEGWPGWWGLEGPEYLAWLAAQPEGAWPIVMGANTYRAMAGFAASGEPGTEQLADTTKYLVSSTLLEPFAWRNTVLIDKEPLMAIRDLLEDGVNLRTIGSLQLCRALLEEGLVSRFRVGIFPVITGATGQERIYDGYPDVTLELIEARTLDNRIQILEYRPTVLDGPPRSG